In the genome of Spirochaetae bacterium HGW-Spirochaetae-1, one region contains:
- the clpB gene encoding ATP-dependent chaperone ClpB encodes MRMDKLTLKAQDAFNTAQDIATQKNHYEIQPLHLLKALTEQEGGMFTSIALKIGAPVNEIKDEVNKTMNELPRQTGAGPGGGVMSQSLRNTLNEAWNQAVGLGDHYLSTEHLILSLAATENDRSKQILNAHGFIKENILKVLMDIRGSKRASTETAEEQYNALDRYSRDLTRLARMNKIDPVIGRDEEIRRVMQVLSRRTKNNPILIGEPGVGKTAIVEGLAQRMVEGDVPENLKNKRLVGLDMGALIAGAKYRGEFEERLKSVIQEIEESDGDIILFIDEVHTLVGAGAAEGGNDASNMLKPALARGAMRTIGATTLNEYQKYIEKDKALERRFQPVFTKEPSVEDTIAILRGLKERYEVHHGVRISDSAVVAAAMLSDRYITERFLPDKAVDLIDESASLIKMEIDSMPIEIDEIERRIRQLTIEKQALKKEKDKASRERLDKLEEELANLNEKKAVLVTQWNREKELIKNISAVKEEIDHLKQEEQRAEREGNLNRVAEIRYGKIVELEKKLGEINEKIKALGENTLLKEEVTEQEIAAVVSRWTGIPVSRMLEGEKEKLLKMESLLEMRVIGQHQALTAISDAVRRSRSGIQDPHRPMGSFIFLGPTGVGKTETAKAVAEFLFNDEKAVVRIDMSEYMEKHAVSRLIGAPPGYVGYEEGGQLTEAVRRRPYAVILFDEIEKAHNDVFNIFLQILDEGRLTDSKGRVVDFRNTLIIMTSNIGTAYISDTTIPMEERRRGVEQELKTYFKPEFINRVDETIIFNPLGKEHIGEIIKLQLNEVAKRLKERGILLELSRKAMDFLIQEGFDPQFGARPLKRAIQRHLLNPLSMRLLGGDITEEQKVKVDFNGKEIIFK; translated from the coding sequence ATGAGAATGGATAAACTCACTCTGAAGGCACAAGACGCCTTTAATACGGCGCAGGATATTGCCACGCAAAAAAATCATTACGAGATACAGCCCCTCCACCTCCTGAAGGCACTGACAGAACAGGAGGGCGGCATGTTTACATCTATTGCCCTGAAGATAGGCGCTCCGGTAAATGAAATAAAGGACGAAGTCAATAAAACCATGAACGAACTCCCTCGTCAGACCGGTGCCGGTCCCGGCGGCGGTGTCATGTCCCAGTCACTGCGAAACACGCTGAACGAGGCATGGAACCAGGCCGTGGGTCTGGGAGATCATTATCTCAGCACCGAGCATCTCATCCTGTCCCTGGCTGCCACTGAAAACGACCGCTCGAAACAAATATTGAACGCCCACGGATTCATAAAGGAAAATATCCTGAAGGTTCTTATGGATATCCGCGGCTCAAAGCGCGCTTCAACGGAAACTGCCGAGGAGCAGTATAATGCCCTGGACCGCTACAGCAGGGACCTGACGCGTCTGGCTCGCATGAACAAGATCGATCCCGTTATCGGCCGTGACGAGGAGATACGCCGCGTCATGCAGGTCCTCTCACGCAGGACCAAGAACAATCCCATCCTCATCGGCGAGCCTGGCGTGGGAAAAACCGCCATTGTCGAAGGCCTGGCCCAGCGTATGGTGGAAGGCGATGTACCGGAAAACCTGAAAAACAAGCGGCTCGTAGGTCTCGATATGGGAGCCCTCATTGCCGGCGCCAAGTATCGCGGAGAATTCGAGGAACGCCTCAAGTCCGTGATCCAGGAGATCGAAGAGTCCGACGGCGATATCATACTCTTTATCGATGAGGTGCACACCCTGGTGGGTGCCGGGGCAGCCGAGGGAGGCAACGATGCATCGAACATGCTAAAACCCGCTCTTGCCCGCGGCGCCATGCGCACCATCGGCGCCACGACGCTGAACGAATATCAGAAATATATCGAAAAAGACAAGGCCCTGGAGCGCCGTTTCCAGCCCGTTTTTACCAAGGAACCTTCGGTGGAAGATACCATCGCCATCCTGCGGGGACTGAAGGAACGGTATGAAGTGCATCACGGCGTGCGAATATCTGACTCGGCCGTTGTTGCCGCGGCCATGCTGTCGGACCGCTATATCACCGAGCGCTTTCTGCCCGATAAAGCCGTGGACCTCATCGATGAATCGGCGTCGCTTATCAAAATGGAAATCGATTCCATGCCCATCGAGATCGACGAGATCGAGCGCCGCATCCGGCAGCTCACCATTGAGAAACAGGCACTGAAAAAAGAAAAGGACAAGGCCTCGCGGGAACGCCTGGACAAACTCGAGGAGGAACTGGCCAACCTGAACGAGAAGAAGGCCGTCCTGGTGACGCAGTGGAACCGCGAAAAGGAACTGATTAAAAATATCAGCGCCGTTAAAGAAGAGATAGACCACTTGAAACAGGAGGAGCAGCGCGCCGAACGCGAAGGAAACCTGAACCGCGTGGCCGAGATTCGCTATGGAAAAATCGTGGAGCTTGAAAAGAAGCTCGGGGAAATCAACGAGAAGATAAAAGCCCTTGGAGAAAACACGCTCCTGAAAGAGGAGGTGACGGAACAGGAGATCGCCGCCGTTGTATCACGCTGGACCGGCATACCCGTATCAAGGATGCTGGAGGGCGAAAAGGAAAAGCTCCTGAAAATGGAAAGTCTTCTGGAAATGCGAGTCATTGGTCAACACCAGGCCCTGACGGCCATATCTGACGCCGTACGCCGCTCGCGCTCGGGGATACAGGACCCGCACCGGCCCATGGGCTCCTTTATCTTCCTGGGTCCCACGGGCGTCGGAAAAACTGAAACGGCCAAGGCCGTGGCTGAATTTCTCTTCAACGATGAAAAGGCCGTGGTGCGCATTGATATGTCGGAATACATGGAAAAGCACGCCGTATCGCGCCTCATCGGTGCACCTCCGGGATACGTGGGATACGAGGAGGGCGGTCAGCTTACAGAAGCGGTACGCCGCCGTCCCTATGCGGTCATTCTTTTCGATGAGATAGAAAAGGCGCATAACGATGTGTTCAATATCTTTCTGCAGATCCTCGACGAAGGAAGGCTTACCGATTCAAAAGGCCGTGTTGTGGATTTCAGAAATACGCTCATTATCATGACGTCAAATATCGGAACAGCCTATATCAGCGACACCACAATTCCCATGGAGGAACGGCGCCGCGGCGTTGAACAGGAACTGAAGACATATTTCAAGCCTGAATTCATCAATCGCGTCGATGAGACCATCATCTTCAATCCCCTGGGCAAGGAGCATATCGGCGAGATCATCAAGCTTCAGCTCAACGAGGTGGCAAAAAGACTGAAAGAGCGCGGCATTCTCCTGGAGCTGAGCCGCAAGGCCATGGATTTTCTCATCCAGGAGGGATTCGATCCGCAGTTCGGGGCCAGACCCCTGAAGCGGGCCATCCAGCGACACCTGCTCAATCCATTGTCGATGCGGCTCCTGGGCGGCGATATTACCGAAGAGCAGAAGGTCAAGGTTGACTTTAATGGGAAGGAAATAATCTTTAAATAG
- a CDS encoding leucyl/phenylalanyl-tRNA--protein transferase → MIFALTNEIIFPPVELSEENGILAVGGDLSPERLITAYSMGIFPWFSDDDPIVWWSPDPRFVLYPEEIKISRTMRQVLRRGYFDITFDRAFESVIGQCRGTRRGQKGTWITDQMMEAYIVLHGLGLAHSVEAWHDGKLAGGLYGVSLGRCFFGESMFALVPNASKAAFITLTAKLQSLNFPIIDCQVYTQHLESLGAREIPRSEFISSLHTQLEHDTLKGNWGTMSLFSEPAGSLST, encoded by the coding sequence ATGATATTCGCCCTGACCAATGAAATCATATTTCCCCCCGTAGAACTTTCCGAGGAGAACGGTATCCTCGCCGTGGGGGGGGACCTTTCACCGGAACGACTCATTACGGCCTACAGCATGGGGATATTTCCCTGGTTTTCCGACGATGACCCCATTGTATGGTGGTCGCCCGACCCGCGCTTTGTCCTCTACCCCGAAGAAATAAAGATTTCCAGAACCATGCGGCAGGTGCTTCGTCGCGGTTACTTTGATATAACCTTCGACCGTGCCTTCGAATCGGTGATCGGTCAGTGCCGCGGAACAAGAAGGGGCCAGAAAGGGACCTGGATCACGGATCAGATGATGGAGGCCTATATCGTACTCCACGGCTTGGGACTCGCCCATTCAGTCGAAGCCTGGCATGACGGCAAGCTTGCCGGTGGTCTTTACGGCGTATCTCTTGGAAGGTGTTTCTTCGGCGAGTCTATGTTTGCATTGGTTCCCAACGCATCAAAGGCGGCCTTTATTACGCTCACGGCAAAACTACAGTCGCTGAATTTCCCCATCATTGACTGCCAGGTTTATACACAGCACCTGGAAAGCCTGGGTGCCCGGGAGATCCCCCGTAGCGAGTTTATATCCTCACTGCACACCCAGCTTGAACATGATACGCTGAAAGGCAACTGGGGAACAATGAGCCTCTTCAGTGAACCAGCCGGTTCACTCTCTACCTGA
- a CDS encoding ATP-dependent Clp protease adapter ClpS has product MPDSHGTNSGTDSGLKTDYEQKVETPRMYRVLLHNDHYTTMDFVVEVLMKIFHMPAAQATQVMLDVHKKGMGICGVYSLDIAATKVSQVHEMAQNRQFPLKCSYEEA; this is encoded by the coding sequence ATGCCTGACAGCCATGGAACCAACAGCGGAACAGACAGCGGTCTGAAGACCGATTACGAACAGAAGGTAGAAACACCGCGGATGTACCGCGTTCTCCTTCACAATGATCACTACACAACGATGGATTTTGTTGTGGAGGTTTTAATGAAGATATTTCACATGCCCGCGGCCCAGGCAACGCAGGTTATGCTGGATGTTCACAAAAAGGGCATGGGAATCTGCGGCGTATATTCCCTTGATATAGCCGCTACAAAGGTATCACAGGTTCACGAAATGGCCCAAAACCGGCAGTTTCCCCTTAAATGTTCTTATGAGGAAGCATAA
- the clpA gene encoding ATP-dependent Clp protease ATP-binding subunit ClpA: MEINEQLNNVLMAAFNEAQRNNHEYLTPEHILYSSLFNNIGKKIIESTGGTVNHLVTKLEEYFEKHMPRVKDTEPVQSSGFKNVMERAIWHTTSAQKEELDLGDVLVAIFDEEDSFAAYFMKDEGITRYDLLNVISHGVSIYPEHDYYGSDPEIDGEKIATEKTEEKPGTENKIIESFTTELTEKARGGQIDPLIGREDILERTAQVLCRRIKNNPIHVGEAGVGKTAITEGLAQRIADGNVPEPLKNCKIYQLDMGALIAGTRFRGDFEERMKKVLAELQKMENVILFIDEIHTVVGAGAVSGGSMDASNMLKPVLSSGHVKCIGSTTYDEYKKYFEKDRALSRRFQKIDIPEPTIGETVDILRGLKDHYENYHHVTYTDEALAAVAELSSKYINDRHLPDKAIDVIDEAGAYARMYGKEGDERTVIDVPEVERIIAKMAKIPEKSVSSSEMTRLKDMTSEIKTQIYGQDKAIEMVAEAIKRSRAGFGNPDRPVASFLFVGPTGVGKTELARQLANYLGIALHRFDMSEYQEKHTVSRLVGAPPGYVGYEEGGLLTESIRKTPYSVLLLDEIEKAHQDIFNALLQVMDYATLTDNSGKKADFRNVIIIMTSNAGAREIGKQQLGFGDRTVKDEAISTAIERFFSPEFRNRLDAVVNFNNLDMTIILEIVKKNVREFQSQLESKNIILEVTDTCYQWLAEKGYSPQFGAREIARLIQDKIKSFFIDEVLFGALQNGGKTEADIENDTVKVRIASH, encoded by the coding sequence ATGGAAATAAACGAGCAACTGAATAATGTACTCATGGCTGCCTTCAACGAAGCCCAGCGCAACAATCATGAATACCTCACGCCCGAGCATATACTCTACTCCTCCCTTTTCAACAACATAGGCAAGAAAATCATCGAAAGCACGGGAGGAACGGTTAACCACCTGGTAACAAAACTCGAAGAATATTTCGAAAAACACATGCCCCGGGTAAAGGACACCGAACCGGTGCAGTCCTCGGGTTTCAAGAACGTCATGGAGAGGGCTATATGGCATACCACCTCGGCCCAGAAAGAAGAACTGGATCTGGGCGATGTCCTGGTCGCTATCTTCGATGAGGAGGATTCCTTCGCCGCATATTTCATGAAGGATGAGGGAATCACGCGTTACGATCTTCTCAATGTCATCTCCCACGGCGTGTCCATTTATCCCGAACACGATTACTACGGCTCTGACCCAGAGATTGACGGTGAAAAGATCGCGACTGAAAAAACCGAGGAGAAACCCGGCACTGAAAATAAAATCATCGAGTCCTTCACTACGGAGCTGACGGAAAAGGCCAGGGGAGGCCAAATCGACCCCCTCATCGGCAGGGAGGATATTCTTGAGCGTACGGCCCAGGTATTGTGCCGCCGTATAAAAAACAATCCCATTCATGTCGGTGAGGCCGGCGTCGGCAAGACCGCCATAACCGAGGGCCTGGCCCAGCGGATAGCCGACGGGAACGTGCCGGAACCCCTTAAAAACTGTAAAATCTACCAGCTCGATATGGGGGCCCTCATCGCGGGGACCAGGTTCCGGGGCGACTTCGAGGAGCGCATGAAAAAGGTCCTGGCCGAGCTCCAGAAAATGGAAAATGTCATTCTTTTCATTGACGAGATACATACTGTCGTGGGTGCCGGGGCTGTATCCGGCGGTTCCATGGATGCCTCTAACATGCTGAAGCCCGTCCTCTCGTCGGGCCATGTCAAATGCATCGGTTCCACTACCTATGACGAATATAAAAAGTACTTCGAGAAGGACCGGGCCCTTTCCCGCCGTTTTCAGAAAATCGACATACCCGAGCCCACCATCGGGGAAACCGTTGATATTCTCCGGGGCCTGAAGGACCACTACGAAAACTACCATCATGTCACCTATACCGATGAGGCGCTTGCGGCAGTGGCCGAGCTCTCATCGAAATATATAAATGACCGCCATCTTCCCGATAAAGCCATCGATGTTATTGACGAGGCCGGGGCTTATGCCCGAATGTACGGCAAAGAAGGCGACGAAAGGACCGTCATTGACGTGCCGGAAGTAGAACGCATCATCGCCAAAATGGCGAAGATCCCCGAGAAGAGCGTCTCCTCTTCGGAAATGACACGGCTCAAAGATATGACATCGGAAATCAAAACGCAGATATATGGGCAGGACAAGGCCATCGAAATGGTTGCCGAGGCCATAAAGAGAAGCCGCGCCGGTTTCGGCAACCCCGACCGTCCCGTGGCCTCCTTTCTCTTCGTGGGTCCCACGGGTGTGGGTAAAACCGAACTGGCGCGACAGCTGGCCAATTATCTCGGCATCGCCCTGCACCGCTTCGATATGAGTGAATATCAGGAGAAACACACCGTGTCGCGACTTGTCGGCGCCCCTCCGGGGTATGTGGGATATGAGGAAGGAGGGCTCCTGACGGAATCTATCAGGAAAACCCCCTATTCCGTGCTTCTCCTTGACGAGATAGAGAAGGCGCACCAGGATATTTTCAACGCCCTCCTGCAGGTCATGGACTACGCCACGCTCACGGACAACTCGGGGAAGAAAGCCGATTTCCGCAACGTCATCATTATTATGACCTCCAACGCCGGCGCCCGGGAAATCGGCAAACAGCAGTTGGGTTTTGGAGACAGAACCGTCAAGGACGAGGCCATATCAACAGCAATCGAACGTTTTTTCTCGCCGGAGTTCCGGAACAGGCTCGATGCCGTGGTCAACTTTAACAACCTGGATATGACAATCATTCTCGAAATCGTCAAAAAAAATGTCCGGGAATTCCAGTCACAGCTGGAAAGTAAAAATATAATCCTGGAAGTGACCGATACCTGTTACCAGTGGCTTGCGGAAAAAGGATATTCACCGCAATTCGGCGCCCGGGAAATCGCCCGGCTTATACAGGATAAAATAAAATCTTTTTTCATCGACGAGGTGCTTTTCGGCGCCCTGCAAAACGGCGGAAAAACCGAGGCGGACATCGAGAACGATACTGTGAAAGTCAGGATAGCATCGCACTGA
- a CDS encoding chemotaxis protein CheW, translating to MAEAAVQGRGVFRDAEEKEQYVSFIIEKEFYGVDILKVQEIVGMTKITSVPSMAAYMKGVINLRGKVVPVVDMRMKFRMPERAYDMTTVILIVSVKGREVGMIVDSVSDVIDIPREKIQDTQHFKASIEAEFIIGIGNVDDNLIILLDVDRILSADELEHIDKNQ from the coding sequence ATGGCGGAAGCGGCGGTTCAAGGCAGGGGAGTTTTCAGGGATGCTGAAGAGAAGGAACAGTATGTAAGCTTTATCATAGAGAAAGAATTTTACGGTGTCGATATTCTCAAGGTTCAGGAAATTGTGGGGATGACTAAAATTACCAGTGTCCCCAGTATGGCCGCCTACATGAAAGGAGTCATAAACCTTCGCGGCAAGGTGGTGCCCGTTGTGGATATGCGGATGAAATTCCGCATGCCCGAGAGGGCCTATGACATGACTACGGTCATTCTCATTGTAAGTGTTAAGGGACGCGAAGTGGGCATGATAGTTGATTCGGTTTCCGATGTCATTGACATTCCCAGGGAAAAAATTCAGGATACGCAGCATTTCAAGGCGAGCATTGAGGCCGAGTTCATCATAGGGATCGGCAACGTCGACGACAATCTGATAATTCTTCTCGACGTTGACCGCATACTATCGGCCGACGAGCTTGAGCACATAGACAAAAACCAGTAG
- a CDS encoding two-component system response regulator — protein MAKALIVDDSKFMRRIIRSTLEEGGHQIIEEADNGADGIKCYKRLKPDFVTMDITMGGKDGIRAVMEITSLDPTAKIVVVSALNENTIRQNEPHIKASAFITKPFDKDSLLDAVNNALKAK, from the coding sequence ATGGCAAAAGCATTGATTGTTGACGACTCTAAATTCATGAGGCGTATCATCCGCTCCACCCTGGAGGAAGGGGGCCACCAGATCATTGAGGAGGCCGATAACGGCGCCGACGGGATCAAATGTTATAAAAGGCTGAAACCGGATTTTGTCACCATGGATATCACCATGGGAGGAAAGGACGGCATACGGGCCGTGATGGAGATTACATCCCTGGACCCGACGGCGAAAATTGTGGTCGTATCGGCCCTGAACGAGAATACCATCAGACAGAACGAACCCCATATAAAGGCCTCGGCTTTTATAACCAAACCCTTTGACAAGGACAGCCTTCTCGATGCGGTCAATAATGCCCTGAAGGCTAAATAA
- a CDS encoding two-component system response regulator, translated as MRNRKPILVIEDDRIDAMHVRRAFGECNIANSIIVLGDGEEALLYLHDGKREKPGIMIVDLNMPRMNGVEFLMEVRKDKGLMKIPVVILTTSGDMKDRKACFNLGAAGYMTKPVARKDIYAMIQTLEEYGASGDTCDEE; from the coding sequence ATGAGGAACAGAAAACCCATACTGGTTATTGAAGACGACAGAATCGATGCCATGCATGTAAGGAGGGCCTTCGGCGAATGCAATATTGCCAACTCCATCATCGTCCTCGGCGATGGCGAAGAGGCGCTTTTGTATCTCCATGACGGGAAAAGGGAAAAACCGGGAATAATGATCGTGGACCTGAATATGCCCAGGATGAACGGTGTTGAATTCTTGATGGAAGTGAGGAAGGATAAGGGTCTGATGAAAATACCCGTAGTTATTCTCACCACATCAGGTGACATGAAGGACAGGAAGGCTTGCTTTAATCTTGGCGCTGCCGGTTACATGACAAAACCGGTGGCCAGGAAAGACATCTATGCGATGATACAAACCCTTGAAGAATACGGGGCTTCCGGTGATACCTGCGACGAGGAGTGA